From Camelina sativa cultivar DH55 chromosome 7, Cs, whole genome shotgun sequence, one genomic window encodes:
- the LOC104704309 gene encoding pentatricopeptide repeat-containing protein At1g10270-like: MSTLSYLNRASSIPSSPPPMSKFESDPSSIHRRVTMLIKLSNLDAAAEHARLAILTRGELKVKVTANTCCVAIIDALCSAGRYSEAYELFHFFAAKSNSDIICCDPIINAFCDQGKLDEALELYHHSGGGLLIGSRTQLALAQGLVNAGRIDEAMDLFYCVNRSLYDIFIRGFLDMGNHQKANQLFQELKLSGDLDAVLQVRATFIDHWFKQGMDEKAMKHYIMLSKEEFSQGRIHVTAGNTLLKVLLRYGKKTEAWSLFSQMLEQSRFRGLEGYCNARKFDSESCNIMVNECFKLGHVSQAINIFHKIVGTISDPQLCYRNMITRFCEHGMLSDAERFFADMCSENYLVPDVPTYRTMMDAYVKELRISDARKTVNQTLDACLTYISKQVV; encoded by the coding sequence ATGTCAACGCTCTCTTACCTCAACCGCGCTTCTTCAATTCCCTCATCGCCTCCTCCCATGTCCAAATTCGAATCCGATCCCTCTTCTATTCACAGAAGAGTCACGATGCTTATCAAATTGTCCAACCTCGACGCAGCCGCAGAGCACGCGCGTTTGGCCATTTTGACCAGAGGCGAACTCAAAGTCAAAGTGACTGCCAATACCTGCTGCGTGGCTATCATCGACGCTCTGTGCAGTGCTGGACGGTACAGTGAAGCATACGAATTGTTCCATTTCTTCGCTGCCAAGTCCAACTCGGATATCATCTGCTGCGATCCAATCATCAATGCCTTTTGTGATCAAGGGAAACTCGACGAGGCTCTTGAATTATACCACCACAGTGGTGGTGGTCTTCTGATTGGTTCTCGTACCCAACTAGCCTTGGCCCAAGGTTTGGTCAACGCGGGTCGGATTGATGAAGCTATGGATCTTTTCTACTGCGTGAATAGGTCCTTGTATGACATTTTCATCCGTGGGTTCCTGGATATGGGAAATCACCAAAAGGCTAACCAACTTTTCCAAGAGCTAAAGTTGAGTGGGGATTTGGACGCTGTGCTCCAGGTGCGTGCCACTTTCATTGATCATTGGTTCAAACAAGGGATGGATGAGAAAGCTATGAAGCATTACATCATGTTGTCTAAAGAAGAATTCAGCCAAGGGAGGATACATGTGACTGCTGGAAATACCCTTTTGAAAGTTCTGCTCAGGTACGGTAAGAAGACCGAAGCTTGGTCATTGTTCAGCCAGATGCTGGAGCAAAGCAGGTTCAGAGGTTTGGAAGGATACTGTAACGCTAGAAAATTTGATTCGGAGTCGTGTAATATTATGGTGAACGAGTGTTTCAAGCTTGGGCATGTTAGCCAGGCAATCAACATCTTTCACAAGATTGTCGGCACAATTAGTGATCCACAGTTGTGTTACAGAAACATGATCACTCGGTTTTGCGAACATGGGATGTTATCTGACGCAGAACGTTTTTTCGCTGATATGTGCTCGGAAAATTATCTTGTCCCTGATGTTCCAACCTATCGAACGATGATGGATGCATATGTCAAGGAGCTCAGAATCAGCGATGCTCGAAAAACTGTGAACCAAACTTTGGATGCCTGTCTAACCTATATCTCTAAGCAGGTCGTCTAA
- the LOC104704308 gene encoding pentatricopeptide repeat-containing protein At1g10270-like — MSFTRIRSFKSLPTPINKILQRFSQNLSSISAAASVPYPIPRDASSRSLPAHQEVMWKLDWSASHIHARVMLMIKLSNLDAAADQARLTVLARGRSSSRTCDAIIGAMCRAGRYADAFDYFNYFFNVSNLKPNISCCNHIIGALLLCHGVDEAIRFYRHLLVVDSHHPNEETYSLLAKGLVDAGRIKEAENLIMSSEAECHLSPLVFNHLIRGFLDQGKLETALQVFSDLKQRVVSSVDDQVSDLIHFVIDEDYNGIAMVNATFIEYWFKQGNDSEATKCYTSLLDKLFVMDANTGNTLLRILLNHGKKTQAWALFDHRLQKGHHHHHPVQINADTCNIMVNECFRNSSFNEAVDTFQRVVTTINGPQLCYRNIISQFCQHGMLSEAETFFQDMCSKQFIIPDIPSYRLLLDAYANAARFDDATRIANLAVDAYLKCIAKFCPL, encoded by the coding sequence ATGTCTTTTACCCGCATACGATCCTTCAAATCGCTTCCTACTCCGATTAACAAGATCCTTCAAAGATTCTCCCAGAATTTATCGTCTATCTCCGCCGCCGCGAGTGTCCCATATCCCATCCCAAGGGATGCCTCATCGCGTTCCCTACCAGCGCATCAGGAGGTCATGTGGAAACTCGATTGGTCTGCCTCTCACATACACGCGAGAGTCATGCTGATGATCAAGCTATCGAATCTCGATGCGGCGGCGGATCAGGCGCGTCTCACAGTCTTGGCTAGAGGCCGATCATCGTCCAGAACCTGCGACGCAATCATCGGCGCCATGTGTCGCGCAGGACGGTACGCCGACGCATTTGATTATTTCAATTACTTTTTCAATGTTTCAAACCTGAAACCCAACATCTCCTGCTGTAATCACATCATCggagctcttcttctttgtcacgGAGTTGATGAAGCCATTCGATTTTACCGCCACTTATTGGTCGTCGACTCTCATCATCCGAACGAAGAGACGTACAGCCTCTTGGCTAAAGGATTGGTTGATGCTGGAAGGATTAAAGAAGCAGAGAATTTGATCATGTCGAGCGAAGCCGAATGCCACCTGAGTCCGTTGGTTTTTAACCACCTGATTCGTGGATTTTTGGATCAGGGGAAACTGGAAACGGCCTTGCAAGTTTTCAGTGATCTGAAACAGAGGGTGGTATCGTCTGTAGATGATCAAGTATCCGATTTAATCCATTTTGTCATCGATGAGGACTACAATGGAATTGCTATGGTGAATGCTACCTTCATCGAGTATTGGTTCAAACAAGGAAACGATAGCGAAGCTACCAAGTGTTACACTTCTTTGTTAGACAAGCTATTCGTAATGGACGCCAATACTGGGAATACGCTTCTGCGAATCCTGCTCAACCACGGAAAGAAAACACAAGCTTGGGCATTGTTTGATCATCGGTTGCAGAAaggccatcatcatcatcatccggtCCAGATTAATGCAGACACCTGTAATATAATGGTCAACGAATGTTTCAGAAACTCGAGCTTTAACGAGGCAGTCGATACTTTTCAGAGAGTCGTAACCACCATCAATGGTCCACAACTCTGTTACCGGAACATAATCAGTCAATTCTGTCAACACGGGATGTTGTCTGAAGCAGAGACTTTCTTTCAAGATATGTGTTCCAAGCAGTTCATCATCCCAGACATCCCCTCTTATAGGTTATTGCTCGATGCCTACGCTAATGCAGCGAGATTCGATGATGCCACACGAATAGCGAACCTTGCCGTTGATGCTTATCTTAAGTGTATTGCCAAGTTTTGTCCCTTGTGA